A single region of the Brassica rapa cultivar Chiifu-401-42 chromosome A03, CAAS_Brap_v3.01, whole genome shotgun sequence genome encodes:
- the LOC103860300 gene encoding transcription termination factor MTERF2, chloroplastic translates to MFSLIIRERKQLALQKWRNFRVSLYSLQNPSAFSSSFSSADVSPRKGQNFTVSYLVESLGFTTKLAESILRKVTTEDSNCNPDSVLTLLKSHGFTDSHISTIIRTYPRLLSLDAESSLAPKLRFLTSRGASTSELTEILSKVPKILGIKKDKALSRYYDFVREIITATDKSYYSLPEGSAQGNKLRNVLVLRDMGVPQRLLLPLLISNHHVCCGKEKFEETLKKVVEMGFEPATFRFIEALRMLYQLSERTVQEKLSFYGKLGFSEEDVWEMFKKNPSFLPLSEKNVLNSIEAYLGLGFTRDEFAVLVKCHPQCLNYSAELVKRKTEFLVKDMNWPVKALVSNPTVFGYNLEKRTIPRCNVIKALMSEGLLGSELPSLGSVLVCTDRAFLKRYVMKHGDDNKKLVAELMAVFTGGHVS, encoded by the coding sequence ATGTTTTCTCTGATAATCCGTGAAAGAAAGCAATTAGCGTTGCAGAAATGGCGTAACTTTAGAGTCTCACTGTATTCTCTTCAAAACCCATCTGCTTTTTCCAGCTCATTCTCCTCTGCTGATGTGAGCCCTCGTAAAGGTCAAAACTTTACCGTCTCTTACCTCGTCGAATCTCTAGGCTTCACCACCAAACTCGCAGAATCAATCTTGAGGAAAGTCACCACAGAGGATTCCAACTGTAATCCAGACTCTGTTCTCACTCTTCTTAAAAGTCATGGTTTCACAGATTCTCACATCTCCACCATCATCAGAACTTACCCACGGCTTCTCTCACTAGATGCTGAGTCATCACTCGCTCCCAAGCTTCGGTTCTTAACCTCGAGAGGAGCTTCAACTTCCGAGCTCACCGAGATTCTCTCCAAAGTCCCTAAGATCCTGGGAATCAAAAAGGACAAAGCTTTGAGCAGGTACTACGATTTCGTCAGAGAGATTATTACAGCAACCGACAAGAGTTATTATTCTTTGCCGGAGGGGAGTGCGCAGGGGAACAAACTGAGGAATGTATTGGTTTTGAGAGATATGGGCGTGCCTCAGAGGTTGCTTCTCCCTTTGCTTATCTCCAATCACCACGTCTGTTGTGGGAAAGAAAAGTTTGAAGAAACTCTCAAGAAAGTTGTTGAGATGGGATTCGAACCCGCGACCTTCAGGTTTATTGAAGCTCTCCGCATGCTTTACCAGCTGAGCGAGAGGACAGTACAAGAGAAGCTGAGTTTTTATGGAAAGTTAGGCTTTTCTGAGGAAGATGTGTGGGAGATGTTCAAGAAGAATCCGAGCTTTCTACCGCTCTCTGAGAAGAACGTTTTGAACTCCATCGAAGCGTatctagggttagggtttactAGAGATGAGTTTGCGGTGTTGGTCAAGTGTCATCCTCAGTGTCTTAACTACTCTGCTGAGCTGGTGAAGAGGAAGACTGAGTTTCTTGTGAAGGATATGAATTGGCCTGTGAAGGCTTTGGTTTCGAACCCTACGGTGTTTGGATacaacttggagaagaggaCTATCCCGAGGTGTAATGTAATCAAGGCTCTAATGTCGGAAGGTTTGCTAGGAAGTGAGCTTCCTTCGCTCGGCTCTGTTTTGGTGTGTACGGACCGTGCGTTTTTGAAAAGGTATGTGATGAAGCATGGTGATGATAATAAGAAGCTTGTGGCTGAGTTGATGGCTGTTTTCACCGGAGGTCATGTTTCTTAG
- the LOC103860301 gene encoding dehydrin HIRD11 has product MAGIINKIGDALHIGGGHKEDEHKKEEHKKHADEHKSGEHKEGIVDKIKDKIHGGEGHSSGDHKHDGEKKKKKDKKEKKHHDDGHHSSSSDSDSD; this is encoded by the coding sequence ATGGCAGGAATCATCAACAAGATCGGTGATGCTCTCCATATCGGAGGAGGCCACAAGGAAGACGAGCACAAGAAGGAGGAACACAAGAAACACGCCGACGAGCACAAGAGTGGTGAGCACAAAGAGGGTATCGTTGATAAGATCAAAGACAAGATCCACGGTGGAGAAGGCCACAGCAGCGGAGACCACAAACATGACGgtgagaagaaaaagaagaaggacaagaaggagaagaaacacCATGATGATGGTCACCACAGCAGCAGCAGTGACAGCGACAGCGATTaa
- the LOC103860304 gene encoding uncharacterized protein LOC103860304 codes for MTEFQKQERGVKKMKIVAKIIALASIFSLLLSYSSLVSSLQQSLHLLSMYISLVDKKYMFLLCNGIVGFIMGNFKTLLHGSTAMNIVEETEELRINHMRKSEMKRVVALLGEQRVSKKEEGEVVALLGEQRVSKGEVVALVGEQCVSKEEDGEERVDLFREEEVTIVFEDDNGGKDLTVITIDEHDDDEINDNLLSSEDLNKKCEEFIRRMKAGIRSESRTLLTS; via the coding sequence ATGACGGAATTTCAGAAACAAGAAAGAggagtgaagaagatgaagatagtCGCTAAGATTATAGCCTTGGCTTccattttctctcttcttctatCTTACTCTTCTTTAGTCTCCTCTCTTCAACAAAGTCTCCATTTGCTTTCCATGTATATCAGCCTTGTGGACAAGAAGTACATGTTCTTGTTATGCAATGGTATTGTAGGCTTTATCATGGGAAATTTCAAAACCCTTTTGCACGGCAGTACTGCCATGAACATCGTTGAAGAAACGGAAGAACTAAGGATCAACCACATGCGAAAATCAGAAATGAAGAGAGTAGTGGCGCTACTTGGAGAACAGCGTGTATCCAAAAAAGAAGAGGGAGAAGTAGTGGCACTACTTGGAGAACAGCGTGTATCCAAAGGAGAAGTAGTGGCACTAGTTGGAGAACAGTGTGTATCCAAAGAAGAAGACGGAGAAGAAAGGGTTGATTTATTTCGAGAAGAAGAAGTTACAATAGTCTTTGAGGATGACAATGGAGGTAAAGACCTCACTGTCATTACAATAGATGagcatgatgatgatgagataaATGACAACTTATTAAGTTCTGAAGATTTGAACAAGAAATGTGAGGAGTTCATCAGAAGGATGAAGGCTGGGATCAGATCAGAGTCCCGGACGTTACTTACCTCTTAG
- the LOC103860302 gene encoding eukaryotic translation initiation factor 1A, with protein sequence MPKNKGKGGKNRKRGKNEADDEKRELIFKEDGQEYAQVLRMLGNGRCECMCIDGTKRLCHIRGKMHKKVWIAAGDIILVGLRDYQDDKADVILKYMSDEARLLKAYGELPENTRLNEGIVGDLEEDDENDDQALVHFEDEDIDRI encoded by the coding sequence ATGCCGAAGAACAAGGGAAAGGGAGGAAAGAACAGGAAGAGAGGAAAGAACGAAGCTGACGACGAGAAGCGCGAGCTTATCTTCAAAGAAGACGGACAAGAATACGCTCAAGTCCTTCGCATGCTCGGCAACGGAAGATGCGAGTGCATGTGCATCGACGGCACCAAGCGTCTCTGCCACATCCGCGGCAAGATGCACAAGAAGGTCTGGATCGCGGCGGGCGACATCATACTCGTTGGTCTGAGAGACTACCAGGACGACAAGGCTGACGTCATCCTCAAGTACATGTCTGACGAGGCGAGGCTTCTCAAGGCTTACGGTGAGCTTCCGGAGAACACTCGTCTCAACGAAGGTATCGTTGGTGATctcgaagaagatgatgaaaatgACGATCAAGCTCTTGTCCACTTTGAGGATGAGGATATCGATAGGATCTAA